Proteins found in one Plasmodium gaboni strain SY75 chromosome 13, whole genome shotgun sequence genomic segment:
- a CDS encoding transcription factor with AP2 domain(s) codes for MIFRYYTKLYKHQCPYKNILYNKYLLEEKLQYFYDSIKKNNYSTLYEIKKNDHLNVKKNNGEFLLLSDIYMIKQNNLFLLNNVKRNFYYNRCILKGINNDSPFYYDKKHFSGRSGGLKRKKKPKEQRILNTGSAKRLEFFYPKKKRRQRIGLIQNSRKNIVYDNIFKRFLVYHYKQGIQVFRSFSCKKKRNFEAARNKAIILANQYNKRFNKHNIKDQEKKDTKNTPLNVMDSNLIAKYNNELIKQINVIPDKNKSGYRGVFYEPSYHAYICTYNEAGVRKFQIFKIQNNDYLEAYHLAVMCRRYKLFKNYQFVFQRNRIRSGRIPLK; via the coding sequence atgatttttagatattatacaaaattatataaacatcAATGTccatataaaaatatcctatataataaataccttttagaagaaaaattacaatatttttatgatagtataaaaaagaataattattcaactttatatgaaataaaaaaaaatgatcatttaaatgttaagaaaaataatggagaatttctattattgtctgatatatatatgataaaacaaaataacttatttctattaaataatgtaaaaagaaatttttattataatagATGTATACTAAAAGGAATTAATAATGATTCACCcttttattatgataaaaaacattttaGTGGTAGAAGCGGAGGattgaaaagaaaaaaaaaaccaaAAGAACAAAGAATTTTAAATACTGGGTCAGCTAAAAGATtagaatttttttatcctaaaaaaaaaaggagaCAACGTATTGGTTTAATACAAAATAGCAGGAAAAACATTGTctatgataatattttcaaaagATTTCTTgtatatcattataaaCAAGGAATTCAAGTTTTTAGAAGCTTTAgttgtaaaaaaaaaagaaattttgAAGCAGCGAGAAATAAAGCAATAATATTAGCTaatcaatataataaaagatttaataaacataatatcAAGGatcaagaaaaaaaagatacAAAAAATACACCTCTCAATGTTATGGATAGTAACCTAATAGctaaatataataatgaattaaTTAAACAAATTAATGTTATTCcagataaaaataaaagtgGTTATAGAGGTGTATTTTATGAACCTTCCTATCATGCATATATTTGTACATATAATGAAGCAGGTGTAAGAAAATttcaaatatttaaaatacaaaataatgattatCTTGAAGCATATCATTTAGCTGTCATGTGTAGACGATATaaactttttaaaaactACCAATTCGTTTTTCAAAGAAATAGAATACGAAGCGGAAGAATACCACTCAAGTAG